In a genomic window of Asticcacaulis sp.:
- a CDS encoding TonB-dependent receptor has product MLETAVGAPTPSCNPEKQVKKLSLRSGLLATTTICGAALSVIAGSALMLTPTQALAQSAVGNATGKTDPGATVTMLDTETGVSRSITASASGEYSFSAVPPGLYTLTSSNGVSKDVEVKAGLGVSADLTNDTVTVVVRGSRTVNPIDVKSVESTSIFTASQMASLPINREISSVALLAPGTVKNGSPADFGNTVSIGGSSVAENGYYINGFDVTNLRTLLTYADIPFDAIGQEQIKTGGYGAEYGRSLGGVISLVTKRGTNKWKFGGSMVYAPAELKTRGRDVLSKDPDEAYTPGFIDGNGDYNPASDNHLFGYRSANTSSSFTYTEYASGPIIKDKLFMFAAIQGQNNESDVYRQIDSYHTADNSPQALLKLDWYITPNHHLEYTGIRNKDTVKYTNYTNSTAEGAESFYSGKHENFDSQYNLTNGGDIDILKYTGHLTENFTVSVQGGHLKSAYDNKDPRVTDPEAAKCVRAFDSRASASTTTYIGCYSLSQVFIPDLTASPESDERTSIRIDADWQLGNHEIRFGYDGEKFTSSKVGEVYTGGEYWRHYLVTEAAGRTVNGELLPVGTNYARRWVYTTGSSSYDVENSAWYVEDSWQINPNLLLYAGLRSESFTNKNGDGEAFVHADNSIAPRLGFSWDVNGDGDFKVFGNAGRFYIPVASNTNIRASGIEATVEDFYVTTGVDTATGLPIGQGRQIGGTNVNGSLTAPAADSVADNNLSPMYQDEFILGSQKRFSDDLTLGVRGIYRQVKSGMDDHCSYQPYISWAADQGYDMSTEDAQDALASTVAPCQIINPGEDVTLSFDANGDGTSEINTVDASYFKLPKFKRSYMAVELFGEWRGSNWNVNGSYTLSASRGNVEGYVNTSLGQVDAGATQDFDNFKFEEGSSGFLPNDRRHSIKLFGNYKLNDEVSFSGNFIATSGRPLNCFGFVDTSDPSIGYDSGQLALYSASSFYCMSSDGTVALKERGTSGRTDWTFTFDAGASYTPNWAQGRVTFRADIFNLFNAQTPTALNEVSEKGSASNFQYSPNYLLPSQYQTPRSARVAIYYNF; this is encoded by the coding sequence ATGCTGGAAACTGCGGTGGGTGCGCCTACACCCTCATGTAACCCGGAGAAACAAGTGAAAAAATTATCTTTGCGATCTGGCCTTCTGGCCACGACGACGATCTGCGGTGCGGCGTTGTCTGTAATTGCGGGGTCGGCATTAATGTTGACGCCGACCCAAGCTTTGGCACAAAGCGCTGTTGGTAATGCTACCGGTAAGACGGATCCAGGCGCTACCGTCACGATGTTGGATACCGAAACCGGCGTTTCCCGCAGTATTACAGCATCGGCGAGTGGCGAATATTCATTTTCGGCTGTTCCTCCGGGGCTCTACACCCTGACATCGTCAAACGGTGTTTCCAAGGATGTCGAAGTTAAGGCTGGCTTGGGTGTATCTGCCGATCTGACTAATGATACTGTGACGGTCGTTGTCCGTGGTTCCCGGACGGTGAATCCGATCGACGTCAAGTCGGTGGAATCGACATCCATTTTCACAGCTTCACAGATGGCGTCTCTGCCGATCAATCGTGAAATCTCGTCCGTAGCACTTTTGGCGCCCGGCACTGTTAAGAACGGCAGTCCAGCCGATTTCGGGAATACGGTTTCCATTGGCGGTTCGTCAGTTGCTGAAAACGGCTACTATATTAATGGGTTTGATGTTACGAACCTTCGGACGCTTTTGACTTATGCTGATATTCCGTTTGATGCTATAGGACAGGAACAGATTAAAACGGGTGGATATGGCGCGGAATACGGTCGTTCGCTCGGTGGGGTCATTTCTTTGGTGACCAAGCGCGGTACTAACAAATGGAAATTTGGCGGTAGTATGGTGTATGCGCCGGCCGAACTTAAGACCCGCGGCCGCGATGTTCTCTCTAAAGATCCGGATGAAGCTTACACCCCCGGCTTTATTGATGGGAACGGTGATTATAATCCGGCCTCTGACAACCATCTTTTCGGTTATCGCAGCGCCAATACCAGCAGCAGCTTCACCTATACAGAATATGCCAGCGGTCCTATCATTAAAGACAAGTTGTTCATGTTCGCGGCTATTCAGGGCCAAAACAATGAAAGCGACGTCTATCGTCAGATCGACAGCTATCATACTGCCGATAATTCGCCGCAGGCTTTACTGAAGTTGGATTGGTATATTACACCGAACCACCACCTGGAATATACGGGTATCCGCAATAAGGATACGGTCAAATACACCAATTATACAAACAGCACTGCAGAAGGCGCGGAGTCCTTCTATAGTGGCAAGCATGAGAATTTCGATTCTCAATATAATCTGACCAATGGCGGTGATATTGATATCCTGAAATATACCGGGCACCTGACAGAGAACTTTACGGTTTCGGTTCAAGGCGGGCATTTGAAGAGCGCCTATGATAACAAGGATCCGCGGGTGACTGATCCTGAAGCCGCAAAATGCGTACGTGCTTTTGATAGCCGCGCAAGCGCGAGCACGACGACCTATATCGGTTGCTATAGCCTGTCCCAAGTTTTCATCCCCGATCTGACTGCTTCGCCAGAATCTGACGAACGTACGTCAATTCGTATTGATGCGGATTGGCAATTGGGTAATCATGAGATCCGCTTTGGCTACGATGGTGAAAAGTTCACGTCTTCGAAAGTGGGCGAAGTTTACACCGGTGGTGAGTATTGGCGTCACTATCTGGTTACCGAGGCCGCAGGACGTACTGTAAACGGTGAGTTGTTGCCTGTGGGCACGAACTATGCTCGCCGCTGGGTTTATACGACGGGTTCAAGTTCGTATGATGTAGAAAACTCGGCCTGGTATGTCGAGGACAGCTGGCAGATCAATCCAAACCTCTTGCTGTATGCGGGGCTGCGTTCTGAGTCGTTCACTAACAAGAACGGCGATGGCGAGGCTTTCGTCCACGCTGATAATTCTATCGCACCTCGCCTCGGCTTCTCTTGGGATGTCAATGGTGACGGGGACTTCAAAGTATTTGGTAACGCTGGGCGGTTCTATATACCAGTGGCCTCGAATACGAATATCCGGGCTTCGGGCATCGAGGCTACGGTTGAAGACTTTTACGTTACCACTGGTGTCGATACGGCGACAGGTCTTCCAATCGGTCAGGGACGTCAAATTGGCGGTACGAATGTAAATGGTTCGCTGACAGCACCAGCGGCTGATTCTGTTGCTGATAACAACCTAAGCCCCATGTATCAGGATGAATTTATCCTTGGTTCGCAAAAGCGCTTTTCGGACGATCTGACTCTGGGTGTTCGCGGCATTTATCGTCAGGTCAAGAGTGGCATGGACGATCACTGCAGCTATCAGCCTTACATCAGCTGGGCTGCCGATCAGGGCTACGACATGAGCACTGAAGACGCTCAGGATGCCCTGGCTTCAACGGTGGCGCCCTGCCAGATCATCAATCCAGGTGAAGACGTGACCCTTTCGTTTGATGCGAATGGTGATGGCACTTCTGAAATCAATACGGTCGACGCCAGCTACTTTAAACTGCCTAAATTCAAGCGCAGCTATATGGCGGTTGAATTGTTCGGCGAGTGGAGAGGAAGCAACTGGAATGTGAATGGCTCCTATACCCTCTCAGCAAGCCGCGGCAATGTTGAAGGTTATGTGAATACATCTCTCGGCCAGGTCGATGCCGGCGCCACTCAGGACTTTGATAACTTCAAATTCGAAGAAGGCTCCAGCGGCTTCCTGCCGAATGATCGCCGTCACTCAATCAAACTCTTTGGCAACTATAAGCTTAATGATGAAGTTTCGTTCTCGGGTAACTTCATCGCCACTTCAGGCCGTCCGCTTAACTGCTTCGGTTTTGTGGACACTTCCGATCCGTCTATCGGCTACGACTCCGGCCAGTTGGCTCTGTACAGCGCCTCGAGCTTCTACTGCATGTCCTCGGACGGTACTGTAGCACTCAAGGAACGCGGGACTTCGGGCCGTACGGATTGGACGTTTACGTTTGATGCCGGCGCATCCTACACGCCGAACTGGGCTCAGGGGCGCGTGACCTTCCGTGCCGACATCTTTAACCTGTTCAACGCTCAAACACCTACGGCTCTGAACGAAGTGTCGGAAAAGGGGTCGGCAAGCAACTTCCAATATAGCCCGAACTATTTGTTGCCTTCTCAGTATCAAACTCCGCGTTCTGCGCGCGTGGCTATATACTACAACTTCTAA
- a CDS encoding DUF1499 domain-containing protein: MLKQNHYTVFGTSPWRVEATYQDNFYGFKSDIVIRIDPRSIDVRSVSRYNIPDLGANCRRVTEIVQKIRAMPFPAAAVG; the protein is encoded by the coding sequence ATGCTTAAGCAGAACCACTATACGGTTTTCGGCACCTCTCCCTGGCGCGTGGAAGCCACCTACCAGGACAATTTCTACGGTTTCAAATCGGATATCGTCATCCGGATTGACCCGCGCAGCATCGATGTTCGGTCGGTAAGTCGTTACAATATTCCCGATCTCGGCGCGAACTGTCGCCGCGTCACCGAAATTGTCCAGAAAATCAGAGCCATGCCGTTTCCCGCTGCAGCGGTTGGCTGA
- a CDS encoding AAA family ATPase, giving the protein MSLSQALDYLREGADEVIETSCATVVLKGERAYKLKKSVDYGFLDFTTPEKRRTALLRELRFNQRLAADIYLGIEEIAEESVLVMRRFDTAGVLAAQSASRPDWTPDPGQMRDLGRLIARFHAGSEICGDKQHVSNTKYVIDSNRENIALFREQLGADLVDVYDRTIQAVYAELAPALEARFAGGFVRHCHGDLHLGNILMEHGKPVLFDCIEFNDRLSQIDVLYDLAFLLMDLWVRGHEAAANLVLNIWLEQAARLEGDASAVYAGLKCLPLYMSMRAAVRCHVSANSAHDLNGGMDKARMYLKAAKDFLEMQPAQLMAIGGLSGSGKSTRARQEAPQIGRAPGAVILRSDEIRKRLWAWPEYDTLPKEAYSPAENVRVYDHMFALAQTSLDTGQSVVLDATFREAAWRDRCAALARQQNAAFKGLWLNLPAAVRGRRVADRLNDVSDATADIAVGQQDIDLSTILWHVESA; this is encoded by the coding sequence TGTCGATTACGGTTTTCTTGATTTCACCACGCCGGAAAAACGCCGGACAGCCTTGCTGCGGGAACTGCGCTTCAATCAGCGCCTGGCGGCGGACATCTATCTTGGTATCGAGGAAATCGCCGAAGAGAGCGTTCTGGTGATGCGTCGTTTCGATACGGCCGGTGTGCTGGCGGCGCAAAGTGCCAGCCGACCAGACTGGACGCCGGATCCGGGGCAGATGCGGGATCTGGGACGACTGATCGCCCGCTTTCATGCCGGCTCCGAGATATGCGGCGATAAGCAGCACGTCAGCAATACAAAATATGTAATTGATTCAAATCGTGAAAACATAGCCTTGTTTCGTGAACAACTGGGCGCTGATCTGGTTGATGTCTATGATCGGACCATACAGGCCGTCTATGCCGAACTGGCGCCAGCTTTAGAGGCGCGGTTTGCAGGGGGCTTTGTCCGCCATTGCCATGGAGATCTGCATCTTGGCAATATCCTGATGGAGCATGGTAAACCCGTCCTGTTCGACTGCATCGAATTCAATGACCGCCTGAGCCAGATTGACGTGCTGTATGACCTGGCCTTCCTGCTGATGGATCTGTGGGTGAGGGGGCATGAGGCGGCGGCCAATCTGGTGCTGAATATCTGGCTGGAGCAGGCGGCACGCCTTGAAGGGGATGCCTCAGCCGTCTATGCTGGGCTGAAATGCCTGCCGCTTTATATGTCGATGCGCGCGGCCGTGCGCTGTCACGTCAGCGCCAATTCGGCACACGATCTGAATGGCGGCATGGATAAGGCCCGGATGTATCTCAAGGCGGCGAAGGACTTTCTGGAGATGCAGCCGGCACAACTGATGGCGATAGGCGGCCTGTCAGGTTCGGGTAAAAGCACGCGCGCTCGTCAGGAAGCACCTCAAATCGGCCGGGCGCCCGGCGCCGTCATCCTGCGCAGCGATGAAATCCGCAAACGTCTGTGGGCCTGGCCAGAATATGACACCTTGCCGAAGGAAGCCTATTCGCCCGCTGAAAATGTGCGGGTCTATGATCATATGTTTGCCCTGGCGCAAACCTCTCTGGACACCGGGCAATCGGTTGTTCTGGATGCCACATTCCGTGAAGCCGCCTGGCGGGATCGTTGCGCAGCCCTCGCACGTCAGCAAAACGCGGCCTTTAAGGGGCTATGGCTCAATCTGCCGGCGGCGGTGCGCGGGCGTCGTGTCGCTGACCGCCTGAATGATGTATCAGATGCGACGGCGGACATTGCAGTTGGTCAGCAAGATATTGATCTGTCAACGATTTTGTGGCATGTTGAAAGCGCCTGA